CACGCCCAATTCGACGGCGACGGTTTGCCACTCCTTGCGACACTGCTTCGGGGTCCAGCGATCCTCGCCGCGCGTGATGGTCGGCAGCGTCGTCAGACGCCCGCCAGTCGGGCCGGTGAAGACAAACTCCTGCCGTCCGGTCATCGACTCCAGGCGCTTCAACTGCGCCACGGACCAGGACGACAAGGCAACCTCGCGGTAGTCGGTGGTCTTGGTCATCCCGAACCAAACCTTGCCCGCGTCGAGGTCTACTTGGTCCCAGCGCATCGCGAGCACCTCGCTCGGACGCATCCCGGTCAATAGCGCGACCTTGAGCGCCGACTTCGGGATCACAGTTAGCTTGTCCACCTGCCGCCACCATGCCCGAATGTCGGAAATGCGCTCGACCGCGTTCTGGGCACGCAGGCTTTGCCATCCCTTCGGCAATCCGATCCCGTCGCCTGCGGCGTCGATCACCATCGGGTGCGCCGTGACGGGCACCTCCTTCTTGGCAACCGCGTAGTTGAACAGCACCTGGACGGCCATGAAGAACATCTGCGCTGTGCGCCGCCCGCGCGTGCGGGTCAGGTTGCGCCATGTCTGCGAACACAGCTCCGGTGTGATGCTGGTGATCGGGCGACTCCACCAGCCGCCCGGCCATTCGCGGGTGGCTGCGTAGGGGCCGTCCTTGCCGTAGGAGTCTGCACCGCCAAGGTAGCGGCATTGCTGGACAATGTGCTGCTCCGCGCGACGCGCCTTCTCCGGGCCTTTCTCTTCCAGGATCGACGCGCGCTTGTGCTCCTCATACATCTTCCAGACCTGACCAACCGTCAGTTCGTCGGCGCGGCGCTTCGCCTTGCCCTTGATGATCCGGCGCGCGGCTTGGTCGGAAAGGTCTTCGGGACGTGCCTCGCGGATGCCTGCCATGATGCGGGCATAGGTGCGGTCGTCGTCTCCGAGTTGCTTCGCGCGAGGATCGACACCGCGACGGATTTCCGGCAGCAGAATGTCGCGCGCAACTGCGCAGGCTTCGTTCGCCTTAGTCACGTCAGCGCGGCCGATCTTCACGCGGATGAAGCGCCCGCCCGCTTCGCCAGCGGCATAGTATGTCTTGGTGCGTCGCCCGACTGACAGGTTGAACCCTGCAAGGTCGGTGTCATGGATCCAGTGCGTCCCGGAATCCTGAAAGGGCAGGCCGTCAACGAGGGCCTGGGTGATCTTCTGGTGCGGCATGGCCGTCTCCATCGCTTTGACCGAATTTTGACCGGCTGGTCAGCGATGTTGTCGGTCGTTGTCGGTAGACAACTCAACCGGAAGTATCAGGTAGTGTTTTGATTTTATGAGGATATAACCAACATCTTGCCCATTGCGATGGTTACAGGGGCAAGATGTTTGGCTCCGGCGGTAGGGATCGAACCTACGACCAATTGATTAACAGTCAACTGCTCTACCGCTGAGCTACGCCGGAACATGACGGGGCATATAGCAATGGGATTCGGGGGCGTCCAGAGGGTTTGTCACAATTTTTTCACCGGCCCGGCGTTTTCTGGAATTTCCCGCAGCGGGTGGCATATTGATGCAGGATTTCGCGGTCACAGCAGCGGTTTCCGGAGTGGTCCGAACAGGCTTAAAGCGCGCTCTGACGCCCCCTCAGCCCTGCCTTTTCGGACCGCAAACCGCTCGTTTGCCGCCGGAGGCTCACGGTTGCGCGATCCGCCAACTCACGCCCTGCAATACCGCCAATCGCAGCCGCAACAACCTGCGGCTG
The genomic region above belongs to Paracoccus sp. SCSIO 75233 and contains:
- a CDS encoding tyrosine-type recombinase/integrase, with protein sequence MPHQKITQALVDGLPFQDSGTHWIHDTDLAGFNLSVGRRTKTYYAAGEAGGRFIRVKIGRADVTKANEACAVARDILLPEIRRGVDPRAKQLGDDDRTYARIMAGIREARPEDLSDQAARRIIKGKAKRRADELTVGQVWKMYEEHKRASILEEKGPEKARRAEQHIVQQCRYLGGADSYGKDGPYAATREWPGGWWSRPITSITPELCSQTWRNLTRTRGRRTAQMFFMAVQVLFNYAVAKKEVPVTAHPMVIDAAGDGIGLPKGWQSLRAQNAVERISDIRAWWRQVDKLTVIPKSALKVALLTGMRPSEVLAMRWDQVDLDAGKVWFGMTKTTDYREVALSSWSVAQLKRLESMTGRQEFVFTGPTGGRLTTLPTITRGEDRWTPKQCRKEWQTVAVELGVSDTQRLSQVGKGLGGTDGHYVVTPDLRSTVQQVADEIMRRVEGAAT